One window of Papaver somniferum cultivar HN1 chromosome 9, ASM357369v1, whole genome shotgun sequence genomic DNA carries:
- the LOC113311437 gene encoding scopoletin glucosyltransferase-like, producing MAPAAIPDNHQLHVFLFPVMAQSLMIPMVDVARLFAARGLKSTIITTPLNAMNVSKSVERDRLSGLNINVQIIPFPGVEAGLPEGIECLNEITSPEMMPKFFKAMDMVQEPFEKLLEQHRPDFVVAGMFLTWATESTAKFGIPRFVFHAANFFYLSAKESLRLHKPYETISTDHTDENSSSFVIPGLPDKIEMSTAQIPSHSESSNFVVEMQKKISESEVNSYGILVNSFYELEPAYAEHYKTVLGRKAWHIGPISLLNEHAADKAQRGKKSAIDEHYVLKWLDSKEPNSVLYVSFGSVSRVNDNQLLELAMGLESSGCSFIWVVRQIKKDDEERFLPTGFEERVKGRGLIIRDWAPQLLILDHQAVGGFMTHCGWNSVLESISAGVPMITWPMFADQFYNDIFITQVIKMGTPLGPKEHNWLDSKNVSLVKNDKIEMVVSWLMGDGEEAKNMRKRAKEISEMAKKSVEEGGSSYADLTSLIEEMRIYTKK from the coding sequence ATGGCTCCCGCAGCTATTCCTGATAATCATCAACTTCATGTATTTCTGTTCCCGGTCATGGCTCAAAGTCTCATGATTCCGATGGTAGATGTTGCAAGACTATTTGCTGCTCGTGGTCTTAAATCCACTATAATCACTACTCCTCTTAATGCAATGAATGTTTCTAAATCAGTGGAACGGGATAGATTATCTGGTCTCAATATCAATGTGCAAATCATTCCGTTTCCTGGCGTTGAGGCAGGTTTACCAGAAGGAATTGAATGTCTTAATGAGATTACTTCACCTGAAATGATGCCTAAATTTTTCAAGGCTATGGATATGGTTCAAGAACCATTTGAGAAGCTCTTGGAACAACATCGCCCAGATTTTGTAGTCGCGGGTATGTTTTTAACATGGGCAACCGAGTCCACAGCTAAGTTTGGTATTCCTCGATTTGTCTTTCATGCAGCAAACTTCTTTTATCTCAGCGCGAAGGAGAGTTTAAGACTTCACAAACCTTACGAGACGATTAGTACTGATCATACTGATGAAAATTCCTCATCATTTGTGATCCCGGGTCTTCCAGACAAGATAGAGATGAGCACGGCACAGATACCTAGCCATTCCGAAAGTAGCAATTTTGTTGTCGAGATGCAAAAGAAAATAAGTGAATCCGAGGTAAACAGCTACGGGATCTTAGTTAACAGCTTCTATGAGTTGGAGCCAGCTTACGCCGAGCATTACAAAACTGTCTTGGGAAGAAAAGCATGGCATATTGGCCCCATTTCGCTTCTAAATGAGCATGCCGCTGATAAGGCTCAAAGAGGAAAGAAATCGGCAATTGATGAACATTATGTATTGAAGTGGCTCGACTCAAAGGAACCAAATTCAGTTCTTTATGTTTCTTTTGGGAGTGTATCACGGGTTAATGACAATCAGTTGCTGGAACTAGCGATGGGTCTTGAGAGTTCAGGTTGTTCATTCATTTGGGTTGTACGGCAAATAAAGAAGGACGATGAAGAGAGATTTTTACCAACAGGTTTTGAGGAGAGAGTAAAAGGAAGGGGTCTCATAATCAGAGACTGGGCACCGCAGCTATTAATCCTCGACCATCAAGCGGTTGGTGGATTTATGACTCATTGTGGATGGAACTCTGTGTTAGAAAGTATAAGTGCAGGGGTTCCTATGATAACTTGGCCTATGTTTGCTGACCAGTTCTATAACGATATATTTATCACTCAAGTCATTAAGATGGGAACTCCATTAGGACCCAAAGAGCACAATTGGTTAGACTCGAAAAATGTGTCGTTGGTGAAGAACGACAAGATAGAAATGGTGGTCAGCTGGTTGATGGGTGATGGGGAAGAAGCTAAAAACATGAGAAAGAGAGCAAAAGAAATCAGTGAAATGGCCAAGAAATCTGTTGAAGAGGGTGGTTCGTCTTATGCCGACTTGACTAGTTTGATTGAGGAGATGAGAATCTACACTAAGAAATAA
- the LOC113313570 gene encoding 3,9-dihydroxypterocarpan 6A-monooxygenase-like — protein sequence MLSVYDLLFYIIIFFVSLVFMVLLGTYWNYGSKKYNLPPSPLSLPIIGHLHLLDTFPNRSFQKLSSRYGPIFYLRLGSHPCVVASSPELAKELLMNNEKKFLTHPASIAIHHVTYESSGFAFCSYGPYWKFMKKLVMSQFLGGSALVQLQPVRKDEIRRLVRYLVNKSKDGEIVNVTDELMKLSTNIVTRMMVTNRYSTDGKDAQDEELRNLIREVSGIFGLLNVHDFLDFIPGFFDFQGVLKTAKDVRRRYDVLLEEIILEREETRKMRKGDEERDVLDMLLDAVADKNSDVKITRDNVKAVVLDIVTAGTDTSAGAVEWGLAELINHPRLFKKAREEIDSVVGVKNRLVEESDLPDLPYLQAIFKEILRLHPPVPLLIRDSTQDCKVGGYDIPANTRLFVNVWSMNRNPKYWKDPLEFKPERFLANENTGENYDVKGQHFEFLPFGTGRRGCPGMWLSLVEVPTVLAAMIQCFDWKTVDNERMIDMSERFGLTLPKADPLTLIPVTRFDPSVAV from the exons ATGTTGTCTGTTTATGATCTCCTCTTCTATATCATTATCTTCTTCGTTTCTTTAGTTTTTATGGTTCTGTTAGGAACTTACTGGAATTACGGATCCAAAAAATACAATCTTCCTCCAAGTCCATTAAGCCTCCCCATCATTGGACACCTTCATCTCCTAGATACCTTTCCAAACAGATCATTTCAGAAACTATCATCTCGTTATGGTCCTATATTTTATCTTCGTCTCGGTTCACATCCATGTGTAGTCGCTTCTTCTCCCGAGCTTGCCAAAGAACTACTcatgaacaatgagaaaaaatTTCTCACACATCCAGCAAGTATTGCAATACATCATGTTACTTATGAGTCATCTGGTTTCGCATTTTGTTCTTATGGACCTTACTGGAAATTCATGAAGAAACTTGTTATGTCTCAATTTCTTGGAGGTTCAGCTCTTGTTCAACTTCAACCAGTTCGTAAAGATGAGATCCGTCGGTTAGTTCGGTACTTGGTTAACAAATCAAAAGACGGTGAAATAGTTAATGTCACCGATGAACTGATGAAGCTTTCAACCAATATAGTTACTCGTATGATGGTAACTAATAGGTATTCTACTGATGGAAAAGATGCTCAAGACGAGGAACTTCGTAATTTGATCCGAGAGGTGTCAGGAATCTTTGGTCTGCTAAATGTGCATGACTTTTTAGATTTTATTCCGGGGTTTTTTGACTTCCAAGGAGTTCTCAAGACCGCTAAGGATGTTCGACGTAGATACGATGTATTGTTGGAAGAGATCATACTGGAGAGGGAAGAAACTAGAAAGATGAGGAAGGGTGATGAAGAAAGGGATGTTTTGGATATGTTACTAGATGCAGTAGCTGACAAGAATTCAGATGTCAAAATAACAAGAGACAACGTTAAAGCCGTCGTGCTG GATATTGTCACGGCTGGAACTGATACATCTGCCGGTGCAGTAGAATGGGGATTAGCTGAACTCATCAACCATCCTAGACTCTTCAAGAAAGCCAGAGAAGAAATTGATTCAGTTGTAGGAGTAAAGAATAGGTTAGTCGAAGAGTCAGACCTCCCGGACCTTCCTTACCTTCAAGCCATATTTAAAGAAATCCTTCGACTACATCCACCTGTTCCATTGCTTATAAGAGACTCGACACAGGATTGTAAAGTTGGAGGTTATGATATTCCAGCTAACACTAGACTCTTTGTGAACGTATGGTCCATGAATAGAAACCCAAAATATTGGAAAGATCCTTTAGAGTTTAAGCCCGAAAGGTTTCTTGCAAATGAGAATACCGGTGAAAACTATGATGTGAAAGGCCAACATTTTGAGTTCTTACCATTTGGAACTGGGAGAAGAGGGTGCCCTGGAATGTGGTTGTCTTTGGTAGAAGTTCCTACAGTGTTGGCTGCAATGATACAATGTTTCGATTGGAAGACAGTCGACAACGAGCGAATGATCGATATGAGTGAACGCTTCGGATTGACACTTCCAAAGGCAGATCCTCTTACGCTTATCCCTGTTACTCGCTTTGATCCTTCTGTTGCCGTCTAA